The Desulfomicrobium macestii genome has a window encoding:
- a CDS encoding T6SS effector amidase Tae4 family protein translates to MARPSFASVKRHYRQSISSIYQNTCAIRMSLALIEADPGMESVFKIHGKKALGKYLVTGAQDLAAVLRNSWGVPDQSWAGSVGNPCGDGVICYMNIPTFSGQGHIGLWENGAPYDEDAYWTANPVWFWRLN, encoded by the coding sequence ATGGCGCGACCAAGTTTTGCATCAGTGAAGAGGCATTACAGACAATCCATTTCGTCGATCTATCAAAACACATGCGCAATCCGCATGAGTCTGGCCTTGATCGAAGCGGACCCTGGCATGGAGAGTGTCTTCAAAATCCATGGAAAAAAGGCACTTGGCAAATATCTCGTAACCGGAGCGCAGGATCTGGCGGCAGTGTTGAGAAATTCGTGGGGCGTGCCGGACCAAAGCTGGGCGGGTTCCGTGGGAAACCCATGCGGGGATGGCGTGATCTGCTACATGAATATCCCGACATTCTCAGGCCAGGGACACATCGGCCTTTGGGAAAATGGCGCTCCATATGATGAAGATGCTTATTGGACGGCAAATCCCGTCTGGTTCTGGAGGCTCAATTGA